In the genome of Geotrypetes seraphini chromosome 16, aGeoSer1.1, whole genome shotgun sequence, one region contains:
- the LOC117349644 gene encoding olfactory receptor 5V1-like, whose translation MDRTENNNLTSPLEFVFLGYSNLQNIRSIVFVTLLLTYTMTLMGNITIIIVTWFDIRFHTPMYFFLWNLSFLDICYPSVTIPKVLKNLLSTRKTISFPGCITQLYFFISMEGIEAFLLTAMAYDRYVAICNPLRYMVIMSKRFCSLMAVCSWLSGFLNSLVHTLLIFQLPFCRSNGIHHFFCDIPPLLQLSCVDTYINEILVFTVGGIFVGLGPFLSILLSYFYIITTILKMNSAEGRRKAFSTCVSHLTVVTLFYGTTIFMYVRPSSSYDLERDMVVSLMYSIVTPMFNPLIYSLRNKDVKRSLGKAFVRIVNC comes from the coding sequence ATGGACCGAACGGAAAATAACAACCTTACCTCACCACTAGAATTTGTCTTCTTGGGATATTCAAATCTTCAGAACATACGGAGTATTGTTTTTGTGACCTTGTTGCTAACCTACACAATGACCTTGATGGGAAACATTACCATCATAATAGTAACTTGGTTTGATATTCGTTTCCACACTCCCATGTATTTCTTCCTCTGGAATCTCTCTTTCTTAGATATATGCTACCCCTCTGTCACTATTCCAAAAGTCTTGAAAAACCTTCTGTCTACAAGAAAGACTATTTCTTTCCCAGGGTGCATCACGCAGTTATATTTCTTTATATCCATGGAGGGCATTGAAGCCTTCCTCTTAACAGCCATGGCTTATGACCGTTACGTTGCAATCTGTAATCCTCTGAGGTACATGGTGATCATGAGTAAGAGATTCTGCAGTCTGATGGCAGTATGTTCATGGCTTAGTGGGTTTCTGAATTCCTTGGTTCACACGCTCCTTATATTTCAACTTCCCTTCTGTAGGTCCAATGGCATCCATCATTTCTTTTGTGATATTCCTCCATTGCTACAGCTTTCTTGTGTGGACACCTACATTAATGAGATACTCGTCTTCACTGTAGGAGGCATTTTTGTTGGCTTAGGTCCCTTTCTTTCTATTCTCCTCTCTTATTTCTACATCATTACCACCATCTTGAAAATGAACTCAGCAGAAGGGAGGCGCAAAGCTTTCTCTACTTGTGTGTCCCACCTTACTGTAGTGACGCTGTTCTATGGAACTACTATATTTATGTATGTACGACCAAGCTCTAGTTATGACCTGGAACGGGACATGGTGGTCTCTTTGATGTATAGCATTGTGACCCCAATGTTCAACCCTCTCATCTACAGCCTGAGAAACAAAGATGTGAAAAGGTCTTTAGGAAAAGCATTTGTGAGAATTGTAAATTGTTAA